A region of Silurus meridionalis isolate SWU-2019-XX chromosome 15, ASM1480568v1, whole genome shotgun sequence DNA encodes the following proteins:
- the LOC124398424 gene encoding legumain-like, which translates to MEVKDIVPSKDVRLVTLQRKIESAKSPEERERFEKEKFELLQGREQVIKSMREIVSKCTNSNEEVEKIMHGKSHAYTTREYKEVAEYYKVKCFNWHEAKYQSAMEHLYLFSNLLEEKVTVERIKTAIDEVGAAMRAEKKKEMDQPKEIEQEKM; encoded by the exons ATGGAGGTTAAAGACATTGTGCCGAGTAAAGATGTTCGATTGGTGACTTTACAGAGGAAGATAGAGTCTGCAAAATCCcctgaggaaagagaaagatttGAGAAGGAAAAGTTTGAGCTCCTGCAG GGAAGAGAACAAGTCATAAAATCAATGCGAGAAATAGTGTCAAAATGCACAAACTCCAATGAAGAAGTCGAAAAAATCATGCATGGAAAAAGCCATGCCTACACAACCAGGGAATATAAGGAAGTTGCTGAGTACTACAAAGTAAAGTGCTTTAACTGGCACGAAGCAAAG TATCAGTCTGCAATGGAGCATCTGTACCTTTTCTCTAACCTGCTTGAGGAGAAAGTTACAGTGGAACG gATTAAGACTGCAATTGATGAAGTGGGAGCTGCCATGAGagctgaaaagaaaaaggagatgGACCAGCCGAAGGAAATTGAGCAGGAAAAAATGTAA